Proteins encoded by one window of Armatimonadota bacterium:
- a CDS encoding R3H domain-containing nucleic acid-binding protein, with protein sequence MATAQKYLIEPVQQKITDNIEQLMAVLPPEVCRSLKKHADLQDLLEIVMDLGRFPEARFPTEVYTILDRHINQEDLDFVTARVGSFGADNRAGIERTLHRISAIRNRAGKVIGLTCRIGRAVYGTIDIIRDVVETGKSVLMLGRPGVGKTTKLREVARILSEEFNKRVVIVDTSNEIAGDGDVPHPAIGRARRMQVPTPAQQHAVMIEAVENHMPEVIVIDEIGTEAEAFASRTIAERGVQLIGTAHGNSLENLLMNPTLSDLVGGIGAVTLSDEEAKRRGTQKTVLERKAPPTFDVVIEILEVDKLAIHHDVMSTVDRMLRGSAPRPEIRIRRESGEVEVVQREETGRGAYGASFPTRGVEAPAPGGRRINGKTEIPLAIPKEVPPTVRVFPYGVSRNRLEKAIRELRLPMYITKDLGEADAIIALKSHARKDSARLQEALNQNKPTFVVRSNTYAQVSTVLREMFNLPQDQALNDEETALQEAEDAAERVHEFGEPVELRAQSSYVRRLQHELIQRYELTSESIGSEPNRRIRVSK encoded by the coding sequence ATGGCAACCGCGCAAAAGTACCTGATCGAACCCGTGCAGCAAAAGATCACAGATAATATTGAGCAGTTGATGGCGGTCCTTCCGCCGGAAGTCTGCCGCAGCCTGAAGAAGCACGCCGATCTCCAGGACCTCCTGGAGATCGTGATGGACCTTGGGCGCTTCCCGGAGGCGCGGTTCCCAACCGAGGTTTACACGATCCTCGACCGCCACATCAACCAGGAGGACCTGGATTTCGTGACGGCGAGGGTAGGCTCCTTCGGGGCTGATAACCGCGCGGGCATCGAGCGCACCCTTCACCGAATTTCCGCTATCCGCAACCGCGCCGGCAAGGTCATCGGCCTCACGTGCCGCATAGGCCGCGCTGTCTATGGCACGATAGACATCATCCGCGACGTGGTAGAGACCGGTAAATCCGTCCTGATGCTCGGCCGTCCGGGCGTGGGAAAGACCACGAAACTGCGCGAAGTGGCCCGAATCCTCAGCGAGGAATTCAACAAGCGGGTCGTCATCGTGGATACGTCCAACGAGATCGCCGGCGACGGAGACGTCCCGCACCCCGCCATCGGCCGTGCGCGCCGCATGCAGGTCCCCACCCCGGCGCAGCAGCACGCCGTGATGATCGAGGCGGTGGAAAACCACATGCCGGAGGTCATTGTCATTGACGAGATCGGAACCGAGGCGGAGGCGTTCGCCAGCAGGACAATCGCGGAGCGCGGCGTTCAACTGATCGGGACCGCCCACGGCAACAGCCTTGAGAACCTCCTGATGAACCCCACTCTGAGCGACCTGGTGGGCGGTATCGGCGCCGTGACGCTGAGCGACGAAGAAGCCAAGCGGCGCGGGACACAGAAAACGGTTCTGGAGCGCAAGGCGCCGCCCACTTTCGATGTGGTTATCGAAATTCTGGAAGTAGACAAATTGGCGATCCACCACGACGTGATGTCCACCGTCGATCGCATGCTGCGCGGTTCCGCGCCGCGCCCCGAAATCCGCATCCGCAGGGAATCCGGCGAAGTGGAGGTCGTGCAGCGCGAGGAGACGGGCCGGGGGGCGTACGGGGCCAGTTTCCCAACTCGCGGCGTCGAGGCGCCGGCGCCAGGCGGACGCCGGATCAACGGCAAGACGGAAATACCGCTGGCGATACCGAAAGAGGTCCCGCCCACCGTCCGGGTGTTCCCGTACGGCGTGTCGCGCAACCGCTTGGAGAAAGCCATCCGCGAGCTGCGCCTGCCGATGTACATCACCAAGGACCTGGGGGAGGCGGACGCCATCATCGCGCTGAAATCTCACGCGCGCAAAGACTCAGCCCGACTCCAGGAAGCGTTGAACCAGAACAAACCCACCTTTGTCGTTCGCAGCAATACGTACGCCCAGGTGTCTACCGTTCTGCGCGAGATGTTCAATCTCCCACAAGATCAGGCGCTGAACGACGAGGAAACCGCTCTGCAGGAGGCCGAAGACGCGGCCGAGAGGGTGCACGAATTTGGCGAGCCGGTGGAGCTTCGCGCTCAGAGCAGTTACGTCCGCCGCCTTCAACACGAACTCATTCAGCGCTACGAACTCACATCTGAGAGCATCGGATCCGAGCCCAACCGCCGCATCCGGGTGAGCAAGTGA
- the tmk gene encoding dTMP kinase encodes MREGEQLGVPSPARPLSESPPLTQFITFEGPDGSGKTTQISLLAERLRSKGHDVLVTREPGGGGPVSEQIRSLLLHSGDMARNTEMLLFFAARAEHVATLIRPALAQGKVVLCDRYTDSTLAYQGHGLGVDLTTIRELHRFATGDLWPARTVVLDIPPEIGLQRQGDVNRMEERGLSFARKVREGFLALANEEPDRIRVVDASGAVADVAERVWTAVTGP; translated from the coding sequence GTGAGGGAGGGGGAGCAACTCGGCGTCCCCTCTCCCGCACGCCCTCTCTCTGAGTCACCGCCTCTTACCCAATTCATCACGTTCGAGGGGCCGGATGGGAGCGGCAAGACAACCCAGATCAGTCTTCTGGCGGAGCGGCTTCGCAGCAAGGGGCACGACGTCCTGGTCACGCGTGAGCCTGGAGGCGGCGGGCCGGTCTCCGAGCAAATTCGGAGCCTACTTCTGCACAGCGGCGATATGGCGCGCAACACCGAGATGCTGCTCTTCTTCGCCGCGCGGGCCGAGCACGTCGCCACGTTGATCCGCCCTGCCCTCGCCCAGGGCAAGGTCGTGCTGTGCGACCGCTACACGGATTCCACCCTGGCCTACCAGGGCCACGGCCTCGGTGTAGACCTGACCACAATCCGGGAACTCCACCGGTTCGCCACAGGCGATCTGTGGCCCGCGCGAACGGTCGTCCTGGATATCCCGCCGGAAATCGGCCTGCAGCGCCAGGGAGATGTCAACCGCATGGAGGAGCGCGGGCTGAGTTTCGCCCGCAAAGTGCGGGAGGGCTTCCTCGCTCTGGCGAACGAAGAGCCGGATCGCATTCGCGTGGTCGATGCGAGCGGCGCAGTTGCGGATGTGGCGGAGCGCGTCTGGACCGCCGTGACAGGACCCTGA